In a genomic window of Hoeflea sp. 108:
- a CDS encoding autoinducer binding domain-containing protein, producing the protein MDGQITALIDALDISKDQRSIRGALKSFSLACGYERFAYFEITSKEISTINSYPLEWQHDYLRNQFARIDPVVTTAKRLMQMFTWSVQDWPSRCLTTEEKRFRSMAKEYGLCSGLSIPVLGSYGSILMLSLTSARQKSLLPTSANVARAEQAVLYVHHRLRAISDSDLMSCSLTLTSQEAVCLKWAAKGKYMREISIITNLQYRTVQFYLDNARKKLDAANLVQAVSIAKDKGII; encoded by the coding sequence TTGGACGGACAGATCACGGCGCTTATCGATGCGCTTGACATTTCGAAGGATCAGCGATCGATCCGCGGAGCGTTAAAGTCATTCTCGCTTGCATGCGGCTACGAACGCTTTGCCTACTTCGAGATAACGTCAAAGGAGATTTCAACGATCAACAGCTATCCGCTTGAGTGGCAGCATGACTATCTGCGGAACCAGTTTGCACGTATCGATCCAGTCGTAACGACCGCCAAGCGCCTTATGCAAATGTTCACCTGGTCCGTCCAGGACTGGCCAAGTCGCTGTCTGACGACCGAGGAAAAGCGGTTTCGTTCCATGGCCAAGGAGTACGGACTATGCTCAGGATTGTCTATTCCGGTGCTTGGCAGCTACGGCAGCATCCTGATGCTGTCACTCACCTCTGCGAGGCAGAAAAGCCTGCTTCCCACGTCTGCCAATGTAGCGCGCGCGGAACAGGCAGTTCTGTACGTTCACCATCGGCTTCGAGCCATCAGCGACAGCGATCTCATGAGTTGCTCGCTGACCCTTACATCTCAAGAGGCGGTATGCTTGAAGTGGGCAGCGAAGGGTAAGTACATGCGAGAAATCTCGATAATCACAAACCTTCAATACCGAACAGTTCAGTTTTATCTCGACAATGCCCGCAAGAAACTTGATGCGGCCAATTTGGTACAGGCCGTTTCGATCGCGAAAGATAAGGGAATTATCTGA